In Methylobacterium aquaticum, the following are encoded in one genomic region:
- a CDS encoding DUF4326 domain-containing protein, translated as MSQPVRLQLSRRPGACLRDQSLATNGLPAVVVSRPSVYGNPWTIAEAKKAGAWGTDAEIAAWCSRLYRRWVEGSQYLREGIDNNRADRIRARLPILRGKNLACWCPLPAPGEPDPCHAAVLLDLANRPTCEAIPEPSHER; from the coding sequence GTGAGCCAGCCTGTCCGCCTTCAACTCTCGCGCCGGCCCGGCGCCTGCCTGCGGGACCAGAGCCTCGCGACCAACGGCTTGCCCGCGGTCGTGGTCTCGCGCCCGAGCGTCTACGGCAACCCCTGGACGATCGCCGAGGCTAAGAAAGCCGGCGCATGGGGCACCGACGCGGAAATCGCCGCCTGGTGCTCGCGACTGTACCGCAGATGGGTGGAGGGCTCTCAATACCTGCGGGAGGGGATCGACAACAACCGCGCCGACCGCATCCGGGCCCGCCTGCCGATCCTGCGCGGCAAGAACCTCGCCTGCTGGTGCCCCCTTCCGGCGCCGGGCGAACCAGATCCCTGCCACGCTGCGGTGCTGCTGGATCTCGCCAACCGGCCGACCTGCGAAGCGATCCCGGAGCCATCTCATGAGCGGTAG
- a CDS encoding helix-turn-helix domain-containing protein — protein sequence MAAPEPGLPWRAGPAPPPRPQNKRRGSVERTQIPGACKILGVSARTVQRLAVAGQLPSAVKVGRVWTFDIQALRSWLVEQEVKPCQRIERRPRTAVTGEARRSGLASRSEARNTVSALRQTTQMLREIARQQSKQK from the coding sequence ATGGCGGCACCCGAGCCCGGGTTGCCCTGGCGCGCCGGCCCCGCCCCACCGCCCCGGCCACAGAACAAGAGGAGGGGTAGCGTGGAGCGGACGCAGATCCCCGGCGCCTGCAAGATCCTCGGCGTATCCGCACGGACCGTCCAGCGCCTCGCCGTCGCCGGCCAGTTGCCGAGCGCCGTCAAAGTTGGTCGGGTGTGGACGTTCGACATCCAGGCGCTTCGGTCCTGGCTGGTCGAGCAGGAGGTGAAACCATGCCAGCGGATAGAAAGAAGGCCCCGGACGGCTGTTACTGGCGAGGCTCGACGCTCTGGGCTCGCTTCACGGTCGGAGGCAAGGAATACCGTTTCAGCCTTAAGACAGACGACCCAGATGTTGCGAGAAATCGCTCGGCAGCAGAGCAAGCAAAAATAG
- a CDS encoding tyrosine-type recombinase/integrase, with translation MAAHSYGEDRKLWTDAVTAWGQYMVSQIGQRTLERYTNSIDIVADFLAGLHVDEVSDETIAAIVRARRAAGVSTATIRRDLTALSSVLGFARDEKWRKGNPALEAMQSRRMKERRDPIVLPENPDIERVIARAPGLFKHLIRAALLTGCRQDELVTLERRNVDLGRRAIRVRGKGNKHREVSLTDEAAALFADIPVNIGTRAVFWHAGTKGQPSERLREQPEPGPFLNAASRFGLYCRDVVAAEAEEIAEAAKRGKKLEPTFRRFRFHDLRHRFAVDYLRSGRGGLYDLQQEMGHTSIKVTELYLSFLTAEEKAQAKGAPARNTAQVHRFPGLTGA, from the coding sequence GTGGCGGCCCACAGCTACGGCGAGGACCGTAAGCTGTGGACCGACGCCGTGACTGCCTGGGGGCAGTACATGGTGAGCCAGATTGGACAGCGCACGCTCGAACGTTACACCAACTCCATCGACATCGTCGCCGACTTTTTGGCCGGCCTCCACGTCGATGAGGTGTCCGACGAGACGATTGCGGCCATCGTCCGAGCGCGGCGCGCGGCCGGCGTCTCGACGGCCACGATCCGGCGCGATCTGACCGCGCTGTCCAGCGTGCTCGGCTTCGCCAGGGACGAGAAATGGCGGAAGGGTAACCCGGCTCTTGAGGCGATGCAGAGCCGCCGCATGAAGGAGCGCCGCGACCCGATCGTGCTGCCGGAGAACCCTGACATTGAGCGCGTGATCGCTCGAGCGCCCGGACTCTTCAAGCACCTGATCCGAGCGGCGCTTCTCACCGGCTGTCGTCAGGACGAGCTTGTCACGCTGGAGCGCCGGAATGTCGATCTCGGCCGCCGGGCTATCCGAGTCCGCGGCAAGGGCAACAAGCACCGGGAGGTGAGCCTGACGGATGAGGCTGCGGCCCTGTTCGCCGACATCCCGGTCAACATCGGAACCCGGGCCGTGTTCTGGCACGCGGGGACGAAGGGCCAGCCATCCGAACGCCTGCGGGAACAGCCGGAGCCGGGTCCATTCCTGAACGCTGCAAGCCGGTTCGGGCTCTACTGCCGCGACGTGGTCGCCGCGGAGGCCGAAGAGATTGCCGAGGCGGCCAAGCGCGGGAAGAAGCTGGAGCCGACGTTCCGGCGCTTCCGGTTTCATGACCTGCGCCACCGTTTCGCGGTCGACTACCTGCGGTCCGGACGGGGCGGGCTCTACGATCTCCAGCAGGAGATGGGCCACACCAGCATCAAGGTCACCGAGCTCTACCTGTCGTTTTTGACCGCCGAGGAGAAGGCGCAGGCTAAGGGGGCGCCCGCACGAAACACGGCACAGGTGCATCGGTTTCCCGGCTTGACCGGTGCCTAA
- a CDS encoding alpha/beta hydrolase, translating into MMPSFCIRQLLVAVPLLIAAPVARLEAADEAGPHRRPVAVLADRSLAVAPGAVLPLFASADLERRHPEVTRAVIVLHGRLRDADTYFATGLAARDAAGPAGEGALIVAPQFLGLTDWKAHGLPPDVLHWTLEGWQGGDDALGPEPLSSFDALDAILARLGDRTRFPNLSRIVVAGHSGGGQVVQRYAVLSRAGDALARQGVRVTYVVANPSSYAYFTPERPGPTAECAGYDRWKYGMRDLPRYAAGADPRALETGYAARPVTYLLGGRDTDPDHPALDRSCMAEAQGPFRLARGEAYRAALLARHPDLNQPLHVVPGVGHDGRRMLDSACGLSALFDVPGCPDEAGPVRASPSGVSTR; encoded by the coding sequence ATGATGCCGTCGTTCTGCATCCGCCAGCTCCTCGTCGCGGTGCCGCTCCTGATCGCGGCACCGGTCGCCCGGCTCGAGGCCGCCGACGAGGCGGGCCCGCACCGACGGCCGGTGGCGGTCCTGGCCGACCGGAGCCTCGCGGTGGCGCCGGGCGCCGTCCTGCCGCTCTTCGCCTCCGCCGACCTGGAGCGGCGCCACCCGGAGGTGACCCGGGCGGTGATCGTGCTCCACGGCCGCCTGCGCGACGCCGACACCTATTTCGCGACCGGCCTCGCCGCCCGGGACGCCGCCGGCCCGGCGGGCGAGGGCGCGCTGATCGTGGCCCCGCAATTCCTCGGCCTGACCGACTGGAAGGCCCACGGCCTGCCGCCGGACGTGCTGCACTGGACGCTCGAGGGCTGGCAGGGCGGGGACGACGCGCTCGGGCCGGAACCCCTCAGCTCCTTCGACGCCCTCGACGCGATCCTGGCCCGGCTCGGCGACCGGACCCGCTTCCCGAACCTGTCGCGCATCGTCGTCGCCGGGCATTCCGGCGGCGGGCAGGTGGTGCAGCGCTACGCGGTCCTGTCCCGGGCCGGCGACGCCCTGGCGCGGCAGGGCGTGCGCGTCACGTATGTCGTCGCCAATCCGAGCAGCTACGCCTATTTCACGCCCGAGCGGCCCGGCCCGACCGCCGAGTGTGCCGGCTACGACCGCTGGAAATACGGCATGCGGGACCTGCCGCGCTACGCCGCCGGAGCCGATCCCCGGGCACTCGAGACGGGCTACGCGGCGCGGCCCGTGACCTACCTGCTCGGCGGCCGGGACACCGACCCGGACCATCCGGCCCTCGACAGGAGTTGCATGGCCGAGGCGCAGGGGCCGTTCCGCCTCGCCCGCGGCGAAGCCTACCGGGCCGCCCTGCTGGCGCGCCATCCCGACCTGAACCAGCCCCTCCACGTGGTCCCGGGGGTCGGCCATGACGGCCGGCGGATGCTCGACTCGGCCTGCGGCCTTTCGGCCCTGTTCGATGTCCCGGGCTGCCCGGACGAGGCTGGCCCGGTTCGTGCCAGCCCAAGCGGCGTAAGCACGAGGTAA
- a CDS encoding asparaginase, which yields MTALPKVAFIGTGGTLSSVGRDSLDILDYTATGMRLEAEEILARVPEAASVAEVVPVRFRAVTSPGIGFSDWRELVLICERLVAEHPDLAGIVIGHGTATLEETAYALSLTLTVAVPVVVVGSQRPITALSSDAPLNLVAALRTAAAPESRGRGVLVVLNDEIQAAREVTKTSVARLQTFRTSDFGVLGQVDGPHVRYYRRSERRHAPGTPFDIRALDALPRVDVSYAYADADGTAVRAFAQAGARGIVSAGLAPGMTPPAEAEALGAAVAAGIAVVQSTRAGSGVVPETRRLAELGILSADNLTPQKARILLALALATTRDPAALREIFATY from the coding sequence ATGACCGCACTCCCCAAGGTCGCCTTCATCGGCACGGGCGGCACCCTGTCGTCGGTGGGCCGCGACTCCCTCGACATCCTCGACTACACCGCCACCGGCATGCGCCTGGAGGCGGAGGAGATTCTGGCCCGGGTGCCGGAGGCCGCCTCCGTCGCCGAGGTGGTGCCGGTGCGCTTCCGGGCGGTGACGAGCCCGGGCATCGGCTTCTCGGATTGGCGCGAGCTGGTCCTGATCTGCGAGCGGCTGGTGGCCGAGCACCCGGACCTCGCCGGCATCGTGATCGGGCACGGCACCGCCACCCTGGAGGAGACCGCCTACGCGCTGAGCCTCACCCTGACCGTGGCGGTGCCGGTGGTGGTGGTGGGCTCGCAAAGGCCGATCACCGCCCTGTCGAGCGATGCCCCCCTCAACCTCGTCGCCGCCCTGCGGACCGCCGCCGCGCCGGAATCCCGCGGGCGGGGCGTGCTGGTGGTGCTCAACGACGAGATCCAGGCCGCCCGCGAGGTGACCAAGACCTCGGTCGCCCGGCTCCAGACCTTCCGGACGTCGGATTTCGGCGTACTCGGCCAGGTCGACGGGCCGCATGTGCGCTACTACCGCAGGTCCGAGCGCCGCCACGCCCCCGGCACGCCGTTCGACATCCGCGCCCTCGACGCCCTGCCGCGGGTCGATGTCTCGTATGCTTACGCCGATGCCGACGGCACGGCGGTGCGGGCCTTCGCGCAAGCGGGGGCGCGGGGCATCGTCTCGGCCGGGCTCGCCCCCGGCATGACCCCGCCGGCGGAGGCCGAGGCGCTGGGCGCGGCGGTCGCGGCCGGCATCGCCGTGGTGCAATCGACCCGCGCCGGCAGCGGCGTGGTGCCGGAGACCCGGCGGCTGGCCGAGCTCGGCATCCTCAGCGCCGACAACCTGACGCCGCAGAAGGCCCGCATCCTCCTGGCCCTGGCCCTCGCGACGACCCGCGACCCCGCAGCCCTGCGGGAGATCTTCGCGACGTATTGA
- the tsaA gene encoding tRNA (N6-threonylcarbamoyladenosine(37)-N6)-methyltransferase TrmO: MVRLNEIRAGEVAVAPPEAQDAGLVFIGRIHTPWTDRLGCPRQGRLDGPTCRIEVFPPWREALDGVALYERLEVLYWLDRSRRDLVRQSPADDGTTRGTFSLRSPVRPNPIGTSIVRLIGVEDGVVQVRGLDCLDGTPLLDIKPDRTLFTPLAPPQAGDAETGAA, from the coding sequence ATGGTACGCCTGAACGAGATCCGGGCCGGCGAGGTCGCGGTCGCGCCGCCCGAAGCGCAGGATGCCGGCCTGGTCTTCATCGGCCGCATCCATACCCCCTGGACCGACCGTCTCGGCTGCCCGCGCCAGGGCCGGCTCGACGGGCCGACCTGCCGGATCGAGGTGTTTCCCCCCTGGCGCGAGGCCCTCGACGGCGTCGCGCTCTACGAGCGCCTGGAGGTGCTGTACTGGCTCGACCGGTCGCGGCGCGACCTGGTGCGCCAGAGCCCGGCCGATGACGGCACCACGCGAGGCACCTTCTCCCTGCGCTCGCCGGTGCGGCCGAACCCGATCGGCACCAGCATCGTCCGGCTCATCGGGGTCGAGGACGGGGTGGTGCAGGTGCGCGGGCTCGATTGCCTCGACGGCACGCCGCTCCTCGACATCAAGCCCGACCGCACCCTGTTCACGCCCCTGGCGCCGCCGCAGGCCGGCGACGCGGAGACCGGTGCGGCGTGA